The region TTTTCCGCCAGGTTGATTTCGCGCAACGGCGCCAATGTGCTGTCCTTCCGCGACAGCGACCACGGCGATGGCACGACGCCGCTGCTGGACTGGATCGATGGTTTGCTGCGCCAGCATGGCGTGTCGGACGCGGACGGCGAAATCTGGCTGCAAACCATGCCGCGCATGTTCGGCTATGTCTTCAATCCCGTCAGTTTCTGGTTTTGCCACCGCCCGGATGGCGCGCTGCGCGCCGTGGTCTGCGATGTGCGCAATACCTTCGGCGAGCGCCATCTGTACCTGCTCGAACAGGGCGGCGCCATTGCCTATGGCAGCGAACTGGTCGCCAAGAAAATTTTCCACGTGTCGCCGTTTTGCAAGGTGGAAGGTAGGTACCGCTTCCGTTTCCTGCGCAATAACGAACAGGACGGCGAACGCCACCTGGCCAGAGTGGACT is a window of Janthinobacterium rivuli DNA encoding:
- a CDS encoding DUF1365 domain-containing protein, which produces MPRDPTQPSQPQPQLCLGLVRHARLRPRAHAFSYGMFYLRLPLRSLGAHDFSARLISRNGANVLSFRDSDHGDGTTPLLDWIDGLLRQHGVSDADGEIWLQTMPRMFGYVFNPVSFWFCHRPDGALRAVVCDVRNTFGERHLYLLEQGGAIAYGSELVAKKIFHVSPFCKVEGRYRFRFLRNNEQDGERHLARVDYDDLDGPLLQTSLSGTAQPLRDGAIAWALLRYPLMTFGVMARIHWQALRLWLRRVPFFSKPLPPQEKVSR